Proteins co-encoded in one Quercus robur chromosome 8, dhQueRobu3.1, whole genome shotgun sequence genomic window:
- the LOC126695700 gene encoding peroxidase P7-like — MASKTHIILVTLLSILSLLAYNSVYAQLSPNFYATTCPNLRTLVQNAMRQAVTREARMGASILRLFFHDCFVNGCDASILLDDTATFTGEKNAGPNLNSARGFEVIDSIKTRVEASCNATVSCADILALAAREGVVLLGGPSWIVPLGRRDARTASQSAANSNLPSPFSDLATLISMFSAKGLNAREMTALSGGHTIGQARCSLFRTRIYNETNIDSNFATTRKANCPASGGDSNLAPLDSLTSTRFDNNYYKDLVARRGLLHSDQQLFNSGSQDAVVRTYSNNNAAFASDFAAAMVKMSNLSPLTGTNGEIRRNCRVVN; from the exons ATGGCGTCCAAGACACACATTATCCTTGTGACACTACTGTCTATCCTTTCTCTGCTAGCCTACAACTCAGTATATGCACAACTTTCTCCTAACTTCTACGCCACCACTTGCCCTAATCTACGAACCCTCGTGCAAAATGCCATGAGGCAAGCTGTCACTAGGGAGGCACGCATGGGTGCCTCTATTCTTCGCTTGTTCTTCCATGACTGCTTTGTAAAT GGCTGCGATGCATCAATATTACTGGACGACACTGCCACCTTCACAGGTGAAAAGAACGCGGGACCAAATCTAAATTCTGCAAGGGGTTTCGAAGTGATTGATAGTATTAAAACCCGCGTGGAAGCTAGTTGCAATGCTACTGTGTCTTGTGCAGATATTTTAGCACTCGCAGCACGAGAAGGAGTGGTCTTG CTAGGAGGACCCTCATGGATAGTACCACTAGGCCGGAGAGATGCAAGGACAGCCAGTCAAAGCGCAGCCAACAGCAACCTCCCCTCTCCGTTCTCTGATCTTGCAACCCTCATCTCCATGTTCTCTGCCAAAGGTCTAAATGCCCGGGAAATGACCGCGCTCTCCGGTGGCCACACAATAGGCCAAGCTCGTTGTAGCTTATTCAGAACCCGCATTTACAACGAGACCAACATTGACTCCAACTTTGCCACTACTCGAAAGGCCAATTGCCCGGCTTCAGGTGGTGACAGCAATTTGGCCCCGCTTGACTCACTGACCTCAACCCGGTTTGATAACAACTACTACAAGGACCTTGTGGCTCGGCGTGGGCTTCTTCATTCGGACCAACAGCTGTTCAATAGTGGCTCCCAAGATGCAGTGGTTAGGACCTATAGTAATAACAATGCAGCTTTTGCTAGCGATTTTGCTGCAGCCATGGTGAAGATGAGCAATCTTAGCCCACTCACCGGGACAAATGGGGAGATTAGAAGGAATTGCAGGGTGGTGAATTAA
- the LOC126695701 gene encoding shaggy-related protein kinase eta-like, producing MASLPLGLNQQQQLQLQPQPQTQAEINEPQKLAPRRTSEMDSDKEMSAAVIEGNDAVTGHIISTTIGGKNGEPKRTISYMAERVVGTGSFGIVFQAKCLETGETVAIKKVLQDRRYKNRELQLMRLMDHPNVVSLKHCFFSTTSKDELFLNLVMEYVPETMYRVLKHYSSMNQRMPLIYVKLYTYQIFRGLAYIHTVPGVCHRDVKPQNLLVDPLTHQVKLCDFGSAKVLVKGEANISYICSRYYRAPELIFGATEYTTSIDIWSAGCVLAELLLGQPLFPGENAVDQLVEIIKVLGTPTREEIRCMNPNYTDFRFPQIKAHPWHKVFHKKMPPEAIDLASRLLQYSPSLRCTALEACAHPFFDELREPNARLPNGRPLPPLFNFKQELQGASPELINRLIPEHVRRQIGLSFPHPAGT from the exons ATGGCCTCTTTGCCCTTGGGGctaaaccaacaacaacaattacaaCTCCAGCCACAGCCACAGACACAGGCAGAGATTAATGAGCCACAGAAGCTAGCGCCTCGCCGCACATCTGAAATGGACTCTGATAAG GAAATGTCTGCTGCTGTAATTGAGGGGAATGATGCAGTTACTGGACACATCATTTCAACCACCATTGGAGGCAAAAATGGCGAACCTAAAAGG ACTATCAGCTACATGGCAGAGCGTGTTGTAGGTACTGGATCTTTTGGAATTGTTTTTCAG GCAAAATGCTTGGAAACTGGGGAGACGGTGGCCATTAAGAAGGTATTGCAGGATAGGCGGTATAAAAATCGTGAGCTACAGTTAATGCGCTTGATGGATCACCCAAATGTGGTTTCCCTGAAGCATTGTTTCTTCTCTACAACAAGTAAAGATGAACTTTTTCTTAATCTAGTCATGGAATATGTTCCTGAGACTATGTACCGAGTTCTGAAGCATTACAGCAGTATGAACCAGAGGATGCCCCTCATCTATGTTAAACTCTATACATATCAA ATTTTTAGGGGGTTGGCATATATCCATACTGTTCCTGGTGTGTGCCATAGGGATGTAAAGCCCCAAAATCTTTTG GTTGATCCTCTCACCCACCAGGTTAAGCTTTGTGACTTTGGAAGTGCAAAAGTCCTG GTCAAGGGCGAAGcaaatatttcatatatatgCTCTCGTTACTATCGGGCTCCGGAACTTATATTTGGTGCAACAGAATATACAACATCAATTGATATTTGGTCAGCTGGCTGTGTCCTCGCTGAGCTTCTTCTGGGCCAG CCATTGTTTCCAGGAGAAAATGCAGTCGACCAGCTTGTAGAAATTATCAAG GTTCTTGGTACCCCAACTCGAGAAGAAATTCGGTGCATGAATCCAAATTATACAGATTTTAGGTTCCCTCAAATTAAAGCTCATCCTTGGCACAAG GTTTTCCACAAAAAAATGCCTCCCGAAGCAATTGACCTTGCTTCACGGCTTCTTCAATATTCACCAAGTCTTCGCTGCACTGCG TTAGAAGCATGTGCGCATCCTTTCTTTGATGAGCTACGTGAGCCCAATGCCCGCCTTCCAAATGGACGCCCATTGCCCCCTCTTTTCAACTTTAAACAGGAA TTACAAGGAGCGTCACCTGAATTGATCAACAGGCTTATACCAGAGCATGTACGGCGGCAGATTGGTCTTAGCTTCCCACATCCAGCTGGTACGTAA
- the LOC126695699 gene encoding probable serine/threonine-protein kinase PBL7, whose product MEVEEDEYRRKERIALLIIVVVASVAVAALLVAFSYYCYIRNRVSKRRSNLQRADNEDKGGFQNLQVAAEKGLQVFTFKQLHSATGGFSKSNVVGHGGFGLVYRGVLNDGRKVAVKFMDQAGKQGEEEFKVEVELLSRLRSPYLLALIGYCSDNNHKLLVYEFMANGGLQVHLYPASSDNPISLKLDWETRLGIALEAAKGLEYLHEHVSPPVIHRDFKSSNILLDINFHAKVSDFGLAKLGSEKVGGHVSTRVLGTQGYVAPEYALTGHLTTKSDVYSYGVVLLELLTGRVPVDMKRPSGEGVLVSWALPRLTDRDKVVEIMDPALEGQYSMKEVIQVAAIAAMCVQPEADYRPLMADVVQSLVPLVKTHRSTSKVGSCSSFQVTKSPTAHEFGKASV is encoded by the exons ATGGAGGTAGAGGAAGATGAATACAGAAGGAAAGAGCGTATAGCGCTGTTGATAATAGTGGTAGTGGCTTCAGTGGCCGTGGCCGCTTTGCTTGTTGCCTTCAGCTACTATTGCTACATTCGCAACAGGGTCTCCAAGCGTCGAAGCAACCTTCAAA GAGCTGATAATGAGGACAAAGGGGGCTTTCAAAACCTGCAAGTAGCGGCTGAGAAGGGACTTCAGGTGTTCACTTTCAAGCAGCTACATTCGGCAACAGGTGGTTTCAGCAAGTCTAATGTGGTTGGCCATGGTGGGTTCGGGTTAGTCTATCGTGGGGTGCTCAATGATGGCAGGAAAGTTGCTGTTAAGTTTATGGATCAGGCAGGAAAGCAAGGAGAAGAGGAGTTTAAAGTGGAG GTGGAATTGCTAAGTCGGCTGCGTTCTCCTTATCTGTTGGCATTGATTGGGTATTGCTCAGATAATAATCATAAATTGCTTGTGTATGAGTTCATGGCAAATGGTGGTCTACAGGTGCATTTGTATCCTGCCAGCA GTGATAATCCAATCTCCTTAAAATTGGACTGGGAAACTCGATTGGGAATAGCTCTTGAAGCTGCAAAGGGTTTAGAATATCTACACGAACATGTCAGTCCCCCAGTGATTCACAGAGATTTTAAGAGCAGCAACATCCTATTAGACATAAATTTTCATGCTAAAGTTTCTGATTTTGGATTGGCCAAGCTTGGATCTGAAAAGGTGGGTGGACATGTTTCCACCAgagtgttaggcacccaaggaTATGTTGCCCCTGA GTATGCCTTAACAGGGCATCTGACAACAAAATCAGATGTCTATAGTTATGGGGTTGTGCTTTTGGAATTGCTCACTGGCAGAGTTCCTGTTGATATGAAGAGACCTTCTGGGGAAGGTGTTCTAGTATCTTGG GCTTTGCCACGGTTGACGGATAGAGATAAGGTTGTAGAGATTATGGATCCTGCTCTGGAGGGTCAGTACTCAATGAAAGAGGTTATTCAGGTAGCAGCAATTGCTGCAATGTGTGTGCAGCCAGAGGCAGATTACAGACCTCTGATGGCAGATGTTGTGCAATCACTGGTTCCACTGGTGAAGACTCACAGGTCAACTTCAAAGGTAGGCAGCTGCTCTAGTTTCCAAGTCACTAAGTCGCCCACAGCACATGAATTTGGTAAAGCAAGTGTGTGA